A stretch of the Aminipila terrae genome encodes the following:
- a CDS encoding acyl-CoA dehydratase activase-related protein has translation MGAYGAALIAKERYVEGTESSIIKPEDMELFTVMNSHTRCKKCENQCILTINKFNSGEKFVTGNRCDRGTGKEKDTDELPNMYEYKYKRLFSYEPTAEMYAKRGVVGIPRVLNMYENYPFWFTFFTNLGFRVVISPPSTKALYEHGMETISSDTACYPAKMVHGHIKWLVDQGIKWIFYPSINYEVSEDETAPNHYNCPIVATYPEVIGSNMDEIFDEHDVTFTHPFLPYDNDLSLIKEMYNTLKVLGVSYAEVVKAVKKGRIENKRFKDDIKKHGANAIRYAKKNKKKCIILSGRPYHLDPEINHGIDKLITSFDMVVLTEDSVAHLAKMNRPIRVLDQWVYHSRLYKAALVASKDDDMELIQLNSFGCGLDAVTTDQVEEIMKNSNNMYTVLKIDEGSNLGAAKIRIRSLKAAIDEREKNNIRHIDCDNRFIRKVFTQEMRKDYTILVPQMSPIHFQFIAPAMEKCGYQVQLLPSVDKHAVDEGLRYINNDACYPTIVTLGQIISELKSGKYDLNRTAVFMSQTGGGCRASNYVALLRKALIDLKMEQVPVISFNLVGMEKNSGFKLTMSMIKRILMGAVYGDVLMRMLYATRPYEKVPGSADNLYEKWSRVACKNIKNGSFVYFKRLIKQMVHDFDNLPLEDIIKPKIGVVGEILVKYHPTANNDIVKIIENEGGEAVVLDLIDFFLYGMHSKEFNFKHLAGKYSTMVLNKMAIQFIEWFREPARHALNESTRFSGPHRIEDTANKAKQLISLGNQCGEGWLLTGEMLELLDSGVNNIVCLQPFGCLPNHVTGKGMMKALRRYNENANVVAVDYDPGASDVNQLNRIKLMMATAYKNMEKSDCNHEEKVV, from the coding sequence ATGGGTGCTTATGGAGCTGCACTTATTGCTAAGGAACGTTATGTAGAAGGTACGGAATCTTCTATTATAAAGCCTGAAGATATGGAGCTTTTTACAGTGATGAATTCCCATACCAGATGCAAAAAATGTGAAAATCAGTGTATTCTTACAATCAATAAATTTAATAGCGGAGAAAAGTTTGTAACGGGAAACCGATGTGACAGAGGAACCGGCAAAGAAAAAGATACGGATGAACTTCCAAATATGTATGAATACAAATATAAAAGACTTTTTTCTTATGAACCCACTGCAGAAATGTATGCTAAACGTGGAGTAGTAGGTATACCAAGAGTTCTTAATATGTATGAAAATTATCCGTTCTGGTTTACTTTCTTCACTAATTTGGGATTCAGGGTAGTGATTTCACCGCCGTCTACAAAAGCATTGTATGAGCATGGAATGGAAACCATTTCTTCTGACACAGCATGCTATCCGGCTAAGATGGTTCACGGGCATATAAAGTGGCTGGTGGATCAGGGAATTAAATGGATTTTTTATCCTAGCATTAATTATGAAGTAAGTGAGGATGAAACAGCACCAAATCATTATAACTGCCCAATAGTTGCTACATACCCGGAAGTAATAGGAAGCAATATGGATGAAATATTTGACGAACATGATGTTACTTTTACTCATCCATTTTTACCTTATGACAATGATCTTAGCCTGATTAAAGAGATGTATAATACATTAAAGGTATTAGGCGTATCCTATGCTGAAGTAGTAAAGGCTGTAAAAAAGGGCAGAATTGAAAATAAAAGATTTAAAGATGACATAAAAAAGCATGGGGCAAATGCCATAAGATATGCAAAGAAAAATAAAAAGAAGTGCATTATTTTGTCCGGCAGACCTTATCATCTGGATCCAGAAATAAACCACGGGATAGATAAACTGATTACCTCCTTTGACATGGTTGTATTGACAGAGGATTCTGTAGCACATCTTGCAAAAATGAACCGACCTATAAGAGTACTTGATCAGTGGGTATACCATTCAAGGCTGTATAAAGCAGCACTGGTGGCAAGCAAAGATGATGATATGGAACTGATACAGCTTAACTCTTTTGGATGCGGACTGGATGCTGTAACAACAGATCAGGTAGAGGAAATCATGAAGAACAGTAACAATATGTATACTGTTTTAAAAATTGACGAAGGTTCAAATTTAGGGGCAGCTAAGATAAGAATCCGTTCGCTTAAAGCAGCAATTGACGAAAGAGAAAAGAATAATATCAGGCATATTGATTGCGATAATAGGTTTATAAGAAAAGTTTTTACTCAGGAAATGCGTAAAGACTATACGATTCTGGTTCCCCAGATGTCGCCTATACATTTTCAGTTTATCGCGCCAGCTATGGAAAAGTGTGGATATCAGGTCCAGCTGCTTCCTTCTGTGGATAAACATGCAGTAGATGAAGGCCTGAGATATATTAATAATGATGCCTGTTATCCAACCATTGTTACCTTAGGTCAGATTATTTCTGAATTGAAATCCGGAAAGTATGATTTAAACAGGACAGCTGTATTTATGTCTCAAACCGGAGGCGGATGCAGAGCAAGCAACTATGTGGCATTGTTACGTAAGGCTTTAATTGACCTTAAGATGGAGCAGGTTCCTGTAATATCCTTTAATCTTGTGGGCATGGAGAAAAACAGTGGATTTAAACTTACCATGTCCATGATAAAGAGAATTTTAATGGGTGCGGTCTATGGAGATGTATTAATGCGTATGCTGTACGCAACCAGACCTTATGAGAAGGTACCAGGATCTGCAGATAATCTCTATGAAAAATGGTCCCGGGTTGCCTGCAAAAACATTAAAAACGGAAGTTTTGTATATTTTAAGCGGTTGATTAAACAAATGGTTCATGACTTTGATAATCTGCCACTTGAAGACATAATAAAGCCTAAAATCGGTGTGGTAGGGGAAATTTTGGTTAAATATCATCCTACAGCGAATAATGACATCGTAAAAATCATTGAAAATGAAGGCGGGGAAGCAGTTGTTCTGGATCTCATTGACTTTTTCCTGTATGGCATGCACAGTAAGGAGTTTAATTTTAAACATCTGGCAGGAAAATACAGTACCATGGTACTGAATAAAATGGCCATACAGTTTATTGAATGGTTCAGAGAGCCGGCCAGACATGCGTTAAACGAAAGTACAAGGTTTAGTGGACCTCATCGTATTGAAGATACGGCTAATAAAGCGAAACAATTAATTTCTTTGGGAAACCAGTGTGGTGAAGGATGGCTTCTTACAGGTGAAATGTTAGAATTACTTGATAGTGGAGTGAATAATATCGTTTGTCTTCAGCCTTTTGGATGTCTGCCAAATCATGTAACCGGGAAGGGCATGATGAAAGCCTTAAGAAGATATAATGAAAATGCAAATGTAGTGGCTGTAGATTATGATCCGGGTGCAAGTGACGTTAATCAGTTAAACAGAATCAAACTGATGATGGCTACTGCTTATAAAAACATGGAAAAGTCAGATTGCAATCACGAAGAAAAAGTAGTATAA
- a CDS encoding Nif3-like dinuclear metal center hexameric protein, with the protein MSTLEKIAPAELAESWDNSGFQINLEKGMINKILVTLEITGEVIKEAANLGVDMIITHHPLYFSPFKVVDRNTIIGNYTLELIKNGISVYSAHTNFDKAEYGNNFYLARLLNLKNINNFEKYSSDYTGLFGELPEKKSLKEIVREMEKLLDLHPNELRVVGNPEEQIRKIGLCTGAGIDMLEIAELNGCQLFITGDVKYHDAMKAKEKGMNVLDAGHYGTEKIFVSNMAGQLKNELKDAVEIFQSQVDINPFDFL; encoded by the coding sequence ATGAGCACATTGGAAAAAATAGCTCCAGCAGAATTGGCTGAATCCTGGGACAACTCAGGTTTCCAGATAAATCTTGAAAAGGGCATGATTAATAAAATCCTTGTAACCCTTGAAATTACTGGAGAAGTAATAAAAGAAGCTGCTAATTTGGGAGTTGATATGATAATCACACATCATCCTTTATATTTTTCTCCTTTCAAGGTTGTTGACCGTAATACAATTATAGGAAACTATACCCTAGAACTTATAAAAAATGGAATTTCAGTGTATTCTGCACATACAAATTTTGATAAAGCAGAGTATGGCAACAACTTTTATCTGGCCAGACTGCTGAATTTGAAAAATATAAATAATTTTGAAAAGTATAGCAGTGATTATACCGGATTGTTTGGGGAGCTACCTGAAAAGAAATCATTAAAAGAGATTGTAAGGGAAATGGAGAAATTATTAGATTTGCATCCCAATGAACTTCGTGTTGTTGGAAACCCAGAAGAACAAATCAGGAAGATCGGACTTTGTACTGGTGCTGGAATAGATATGCTTGAAATAGCAGAACTGAATGGCTGCCAGCTTTTTATTACAGGTGATGTTAAATATCATGATGCGATGAAAGCAAAAGAAAAGGGAATGAATGTCTTAGATGCTGGACATTATGGAACGGAAAAAATATTTGTAAGTAATATGGCCGGTCAGTTAAAGAATGAGTTAAAGGATGCAGTGGAGATTTTTCAATCCCAGGTTGATATAAATCCATTTGACTTTTTATAA
- the rpoD gene encoding RNA polymerase sigma factor RpoD: MSFEEGNAMEKKDYVQDLAEKAKAKGSISFREVADYLEGIDLNKDQMDEIYDSLTAMGIEIVSEVDPDEFELLSIEQDENDDVDIISVSDDSNEIDLEATLPKGIAVDDPVRMYLKEIGKVPLLSADEEIELAKKMELGDEEAKKRLCEANLRLVVSIAKRYVGRGMLFLDLIQEGNLGLIKAVDKFDWRKGYKFSTYATWWIRQAITRSIADQARTIRIPVHMVETINKLIRISRQLLQEYGREPSPDEIAKEMDISEEKVREILKIAQEPVSLETPIGEEEDSHLGDFIPDEDVPAPAEAAAFSMLKEQLVEVLDTLTEREQKVLKLRFGLEDGRARTLEEVGKRFDVTRERIRQIEAKALRKLRHPSRSKKLKDYLE; encoded by the coding sequence ATGAGCTTTGAGGAAGGAAACGCTATGGAAAAAAAGGACTATGTTCAGGACCTTGCGGAAAAAGCAAAAGCTAAGGGATCGATATCTTTTAGGGAAGTAGCAGATTATTTAGAGGGTATAGACTTAAATAAGGATCAGATGGATGAGATTTATGATTCACTGACAGCTATGGGGATAGAAATTGTATCAGAGGTCGATCCGGATGAATTCGAGCTTCTTTCTATAGAACAGGATGAAAATGACGATGTAGATATTATTTCAGTTTCAGACGATTCCAATGAAATTGATTTAGAAGCTACATTGCCTAAAGGAATTGCGGTAGATGACCCCGTAAGAATGTATTTAAAAGAAATCGGAAAAGTGCCTCTGCTGTCAGCGGATGAAGAAATAGAGCTGGCTAAAAAAATGGAACTTGGTGATGAGGAAGCAAAAAAGAGGCTTTGTGAAGCCAACTTAAGATTAGTTGTAAGTATTGCCAAGCGTTACGTTGGAAGGGGAATGCTGTTTCTTGACCTGATTCAGGAAGGAAATCTTGGATTAATTAAAGCAGTAGATAAGTTTGACTGGAGAAAAGGATATAAGTTCAGTACTTATGCCACATGGTGGATCAGACAGGCAATTACCAGATCTATTGCTGACCAGGCAAGAACCATTCGTATACCTGTACACATGGTAGAAACCATTAACAAACTTATCCGTATATCAAGGCAGTTGCTTCAGGAATATGGCAGAGAGCCTTCTCCAGATGAAATAGCTAAGGAAATGGATATTTCCGAGGAAAAGGTAAGAGAAATTTTAAAAATTGCTCAGGAGCCAGTGTCACTTGAAACTCCTATCGGTGAGGAAGAAGACAGCCATCTTGGAGACTTTATTCCTGACGAAGATGTTCCTGCACCTGCTGAGGCTGCGGCATTTTCAATGCTTAAGGAGCAGCTTGTTGAAGTACTGGATACTTTGACTGAAAGAGAGCAGAAAGTTTTAAAGCTGCGTTTTGGACTGGAAGATGGCAGAGCCAGAACTCTTGAAGAAGTTGGAAAAAGGTTTGATGTAACAAGAGAAAGAATAAGACAGATTGAAGCAAAAGCTTTAAGAAAACTGAGACATCCTTCAAGAAGCAAAAAACTTAAGGACTATCTGGAATAA
- a CDS encoding DUF3862 domain-containing protein: protein MANKIRTCKSCGEELEKGSKVTCPKCGTVNTKPVYTRAWFIILCIVVALGVIGSLGGKDDSDNSSKSASTEPATQETASKDVEESKINYDNFLSINMGSSYTDVVALLGEDGSETSSSEIAGIKTVIYTWSGSGIANMNVTIQNDKVVSKAQLGLKDANDGITLEKYNQIKEGMTYAQVKDILGEGQLLSEAETMGIQSSVYEWINKNGANANLTFQGDKLQMKAQFNLE from the coding sequence ATGGCAAACAAAATAAGAACATGCAAATCTTGTGGAGAAGAGTTAGAAAAAGGAAGTAAAGTCACCTGTCCAAAATGTGGGACAGTGAATACAAAGCCTGTATATACAAGAGCATGGTTTATCATTTTATGTATTGTAGTGGCCTTAGGTGTTATAGGCAGTTTAGGTGGTAAAGACGATTCAGATAATTCTTCAAAAAGTGCCAGTACTGAACCGGCAACTCAGGAAACTGCATCAAAGGATGTTGAAGAAAGTAAAATTAATTATGATAATTTCTTAAGTATCAATATGGGTTCAAGCTATACAGACGTGGTTGCTTTACTGGGAGAAGACGGAAGCGAAACATCATCTTCTGAAATAGCTGGAATTAAAACTGTAATATATACCTGGAGCGGATCAGGAATAGCAAATATGAATGTAACCATCCAGAATGACAAAGTAGTGTCAAAAGCACAATTAGGCTTAAAGGACGCAAATGATGGAATTACTCTTGAGAAATATAATCAGATAAAAGAAGGAATGACCTATGCACAGGTAAAAGATATTTTAGGAGAAGGCCAACTTCTTTCAGAAGCTGAAACTATGGGAATCCAGTCTTCAGTATATGAATGGATCAATAAAAATGGAGCAAATGCAAATTTAACCTTCCAGGGCGATAAACTCCAAATGAAAGCACAATTTAATCTGGAATAA
- a CDS encoding toprim domain-containing protein: MLVEGYMDVISLYQSGIRNVSASLGTALTENQAKILRRYTKNIVLSYDADNAGQAAALRGIDILFKEGCKPKVLHVTDGKDPDEFVKKHGKDAFKKLVDKSLGFVDYKISVLKKKYNLDSYEESIDFLKEAADILRNLSPIEADIHIKKLANEIKISENAIRLEINGNNTQEELMIHNHIENNKKEDKQINSSMLLVEKNLIKLMITDYEYFKIISQYEDAFKSDHGKKIFSITESLYKEDKELDIMKLQDGLEQDEMNMLADIIDNVQLADKEEQVLQECLNKIEVENLKEKENSLLMRLSMADEEENQETIKVLTEELMDLQRQKMERGK, translated from the coding sequence ATTTTAGTAGAAGGATATATGGATGTTATATCTCTGTACCAAAGTGGTATCAGAAATGTCAGTGCGTCCCTGGGAACTGCTTTGACAGAAAATCAGGCTAAAATCCTTAGAAGATATACAAAAAATATTGTTTTGTCTTATGATGCTGACAATGCCGGACAGGCAGCAGCTCTTAGAGGTATAGATATATTATTTAAGGAGGGGTGTAAGCCAAAAGTATTACATGTAACAGACGGTAAAGATCCCGATGAGTTCGTAAAAAAGCATGGTAAAGATGCTTTTAAGAAACTGGTTGACAAATCCTTGGGGTTTGTTGACTATAAAATTTCTGTTCTTAAGAAAAAGTATAATCTGGATTCATATGAAGAAAGTATTGACTTTTTAAAGGAAGCAGCAGACATTTTACGGAATTTAAGCCCAATAGAAGCAGATATTCATATAAAAAAGCTTGCTAATGAAATTAAAATATCAGAAAATGCAATAAGACTAGAAATTAATGGCAATAATACACAGGAAGAGTTGATGATTCATAATCACATTGAAAATAACAAGAAGGAAGATAAGCAGATAAATTCCTCCATGTTATTGGTTGAAAAGAATCTTATCAAGCTTATGATTACTGATTACGAATACTTTAAAATTATTTCACAATATGAAGATGCCTTTAAGTCAGATCATGGGAAAAAGATTTTTTCCATAACAGAATCACTTTATAAAGAAGATAAAGAGCTTGATATTATGAAACTGCAGGATGGTTTGGAACAGGATGAAATGAATATGCTGGCAGATATTATAGATAATGTTCAGCTGGCAGACAAAGAAGAGCAGGTCTTGCAGGAATGTTTAAATAAAATTGAAGTAGAAAATTTAAAAGAAAAGGAAAACTCATTATTAATGAGACTTTCTATGGCTGATGAAGAAGAAAATCAGGAGACAATAAAAGTATTAACAGAGGAACTAATGGATTTGCAAAGACAGAAAATGGAAAGGGGTAAATAA
- a CDS encoding YebC/PmpR family DNA-binding transcriptional regulator, with translation MGRHGTIAGRKAAQDSKRAAVFTKYSRAITVAAKNGGDPEYNASLKVAIEKAKGINLPNDNINRAIKKGTGELEGETYEELNFEGYGVGGVAVIVEALTDNKNRTTAAVRSTFDKFGGNLGAPGCVSYMFSRKGVIIIEKTDSIDEDTLMEAALEAGADDMIVHEDAFEVQTEPAVYTDVHSALTAAGYELLESDIEYVPSMESAPSDEHDIKKLKKMIDILEDNDDVQKVHHNCSLDLEDYE, from the coding sequence ATGGGAAGACACGGTACAATCGCAGGACGTAAAGCGGCACAAGATTCAAAAAGAGCTGCAGTATTTACAAAATATTCTAGAGCTATTACTGTAGCTGCTAAAAACGGTGGGGATCCAGAATACAATGCGTCACTAAAGGTGGCAATAGAAAAAGCTAAAGGCATTAATCTGCCAAATGATAATATTAACAGAGCTATAAAAAAAGGAACCGGTGAACTTGAAGGTGAAACTTACGAAGAATTGAACTTTGAAGGCTACGGTGTAGGCGGCGTTGCTGTTATCGTTGAAGCTTTAACGGATAATAAGAACAGAACAACAGCAGCTGTAAGATCTACTTTTGATAAGTTTGGCGGTAACCTTGGAGCACCAGGTTGTGTATCATATATGTTTTCAAGAAAGGGCGTAATCATCATTGAGAAAACAGATTCCATTGATGAAGATACTCTTATGGAAGCAGCCCTTGAAGCAGGCGCAGATGATATGATTGTTCATGAAGATGCATTTGAGGTCCAGACAGAACCGGCTGTTTATACAGATGTACATAGTGCATTAACAGCAGCAGGCTATGAATTACTTGAATCAGACATTGAATATGTTCCATCCATGGAATCAGCTCCATCTGATGAACATGATATCAAGAAGCTAAAGAAAATGATTGATATTCTGGAAGACAATGATGATGTCCAGAAAGTTCATCATAACTGCTCACTTGACTTAGAAGATTACGAATAG
- a CDS encoding BadF/BadG/BcrA/BcrD ATPase family protein translates to MRLGIDVGSTTVKVVLMDEKNDILFKRYERHMSNVFEKVLNLVKELYEKFGNAKVHMTITGSGGLALSQLLDIPFEQEVVACSKAVETIVPQTDVAIELGGEDAKITFYGATIEQRMNGTCAGGTGSFIDQMAVLLNTDAGGLNEAAKKHKLIYPIAARCGVFAKTDIQPLINEGASISDLAASIFQAVVNQTISGLACGRTIKGNIAFLGGPLSFLSELRTRFIETLHLKPENIIFPEDSQYFVAIGAALTSQKYELKSIDQVFHALQNADSTALSETKRTNPLFKSYNEYTEFKQRHDKDKIKRKDIRKAKGKVFLGIDAGSTTTKAALIDSENNLLYSFYRNNEGKPLEVTMALLKEMYNLLPDNMQISNATATGYGEGLIRAAFNVDLGEIETIAHYKAAEAFLPGVDFILDIGGQDMKCMKIRDGAIYNIMLNEACSSGCGSFIETYAKSVNMDVQNFAKEALFAKTPVDLGTRCTVFMNSKVKQSQKEGATIGDISAGLSFSVIKNALYKVIKLRNSDEAGEKIVVQGELS, encoded by the coding sequence ATGAGATTAGGTATTGATGTTGGCTCAACTACAGTTAAAGTTGTGCTTATGGATGAAAAAAATGATATATTATTTAAGAGATATGAGCGGCATATGTCTAATGTCTTTGAAAAAGTTCTTAATTTAGTTAAAGAACTTTATGAGAAATTTGGAAATGCAAAGGTACATATGACTATTACAGGATCAGGGGGGTTAGCCCTGTCACAGCTTTTGGATATTCCTTTTGAACAGGAAGTTGTAGCTTGTAGTAAAGCCGTTGAAACAATAGTGCCACAAACAGATGTGGCTATTGAACTTGGAGGAGAAGATGCCAAGATAACTTTTTATGGGGCTACGATTGAACAGCGGATGAATGGTACTTGTGCTGGAGGAACGGGTTCTTTTATAGATCAGATGGCCGTTTTGCTGAACACGGATGCCGGAGGGCTTAATGAAGCAGCCAAAAAACATAAACTGATTTATCCTATTGCTGCCAGATGTGGTGTTTTTGCTAAAACCGATATACAGCCATTAATCAATGAAGGTGCCAGTATTTCAGATTTGGCAGCCTCTATTTTCCAGGCTGTTGTGAATCAGACCATTAGCGGACTGGCTTGTGGACGAACTATTAAAGGCAATATAGCTTTTTTAGGCGGACCACTTTCATTTCTATCAGAACTTAGAACAAGATTTATTGAAACGCTGCACCTTAAGCCGGAAAACATTATTTTCCCGGAAGATTCACAGTATTTTGTGGCTATAGGAGCTGCTCTGACATCTCAGAAGTATGAACTAAAAAGTATAGACCAGGTTTTCCATGCCTTACAAAATGCAGATTCTACTGCATTATCTGAAACAAAGCGTACAAATCCCCTTTTTAAAAGTTATAATGAATATACTGAATTTAAACAACGACATGATAAAGATAAAATTAAACGTAAAGATATCAGAAAAGCAAAAGGAAAAGTTTTTCTAGGTATTGATGCCGGCTCAACAACAACAAAAGCGGCATTAATAGACAGTGAAAATAACCTGTTATATTCTTTTTACAGAAATAATGAAGGGAAACCCTTAGAAGTAACCATGGCCCTTCTGAAGGAGATGTATAACCTCTTACCAGATAATATGCAGATTTCAAACGCAACGGCTACAGGTTACGGAGAGGGATTAATAAGGGCTGCATTTAATGTGGATTTAGGGGAAATAGAAACAATTGCCCATTATAAAGCTGCTGAAGCATTTTTACCAGGAGTTGATTTCATTTTGGATATTGGCGGCCAGGACATGAAATGCATGAAAATAAGAGATGGTGCCATTTATAACATCATGTTAAATGAGGCCTGCTCCTCTGGCTGCGGATCTTTTATTGAGACTTATGCCAAGTCCGTTAATATGGATGTTCAAAATTTTGCCAAAGAAGCTCTTTTTGCAAAAACTCCGGTAGATCTGGGAACAAGATGTACTGTTTTCATGAACTCTAAGGTAAAGCAATCACAAAAAGAAGGGGCTACAATAGGTGATATTTCTGCAGGTCTTTCTTTTTCTGTTATTAAAAATGCCCTTTATAAAGTAATTAAGCTGAGAAATTCCGATGAAGCCGGAGAAAAAATAGTAGTCCAGGGGGAACTTTCTTAA
- a CDS encoding tRNA (adenine(22)-N(1))-methyltransferase: MIKLSDRLQMIADLIENGQTVADIGTDHGFLPIYLWESGKSSRVILADISKGSLQKAIDNVEMQNFKEETVKNGFDFRLGNGIEVLQNGEVDVVVIAGMGGILMTEILGKNLNKSKSMKCFILQPRNSQGKLRWWLLNNGFIIKQEKIVREGKYICEVIFAEAEENDSVLIELPKESDLELQSEDIRYEVPESILMSNGSLALEFVERKLEIELNILKNIKKSASISGEIIQQSELRILYLENLLKKYNKSR; this comes from the coding sequence ATGATTAAGCTATCAGACAGATTACAAATGATTGCCGACCTTATTGAAAATGGACAAACCGTGGCTGATATAGGTACCGACCACGGTTTTTTGCCTATTTATCTATGGGAAAGCGGAAAAAGTTCCAGAGTGATTCTGGCAGATATAAGCAAAGGCTCTCTTCAAAAGGCAATTGATAATGTGGAAATGCAAAACTTTAAAGAAGAGACCGTAAAAAACGGTTTTGATTTCAGACTGGGCAATGGTATAGAAGTTCTCCAAAACGGAGAAGTGGATGTAGTGGTTATAGCCGGTATGGGCGGTATCTTAATGACTGAAATTCTGGGAAAGAATCTGAATAAATCAAAAAGCATGAAATGTTTTATCTTACAGCCCAGAAATAGTCAGGGTAAACTCCGGTGGTGGCTGTTAAATAATGGATTCATCATAAAACAGGAGAAAATAGTCAGAGAAGGCAAATATATATGTGAAGTCATATTTGCTGAAGCGGAAGAAAATGACTCAGTTCTTATAGAGCTACCCAAGGAATCTGATTTAGAACTGCAGTCAGAAGACATAAGATATGAGGTCCCAGAATCAATACTTATGAGTAATGGCTCTTTAGCCCTGGAATTTGTGGAAAGAAAATTAGAAATTGAATTAAATATTCTGAAAAACATAAAAAAGTCTGCATCAATCAGTGGTGAAATAATTCAACAATCGGAATTACGCATTCTCTATTTGGAGAATTTATTAAAAAAATATAACAAAAGCAGGTGA
- a CDS encoding MATE family efflux transporter, whose product MNGENKMGTMPVGKLMLSMSWPAMLSMMIQALYNVIDSIFVAMISESSLTAVTLIFPIQMLLISVAVGTGVGVNSLIARRLGAKRFEEADLAASHGFRIAFINWAVFAIMGLLFSKTYISAYSDSPYIIENGALFLMITTGFSLFVFIQVNTEKVLQATGSMLLPMLCSLSGAIINIVLDPFLIFGIGFFPKMGVAGAAIATTFGQFISMCLGLTLLFGRKHQVTVKIKGFKFNGEIIKDIYNVGFPAMLMQSIGSVMLFCINGILAFSETAVAVLGSYFRLQSFIFMPVFGLNQGAMPIMGYNYGARNKERLMQAYKVGIIIAAIIMTIGTIIFLTFPEQLLKMFSASDNMLKIGVPALRTICLCFIPAAFGILTSTIFQATGHGMLSMWQALIRQLIGIVPLAWILLKIGGLTMVWWAWPMAEILGLVYSLIFVKKLYKKEIEPLGHENEKYNQEKNL is encoded by the coding sequence ATGAATGGAGAAAACAAAATGGGCACGATGCCAGTAGGAAAGCTTATGCTGTCCATGTCCTGGCCTGCGATGCTATCAATGATGATACAGGCCTTATATAATGTAATAGACAGTATTTTCGTAGCAATGATAAGTGAATCTTCACTTACGGCAGTTACACTGATATTTCCTATACAAATGTTACTTATTTCCGTAGCTGTAGGTACTGGAGTAGGGGTAAATTCTCTTATTGCAAGAAGACTGGGTGCTAAAAGATTTGAAGAAGCTGATCTGGCTGCCAGTCATGGATTCAGAATAGCATTTATAAACTGGGCAGTGTTTGCTATAATGGGACTGTTGTTCTCAAAAACATACATATCAGCTTATTCTGATTCCCCATATATTATTGAGAATGGTGCCTTATTTTTAATGATAACCACAGGTTTTTCATTATTTGTATTTATACAGGTAAATACAGAGAAAGTATTACAGGCAACTGGAAGTATGCTTTTGCCTATGCTTTGCAGTCTGTCTGGTGCTATAATAAATATAGTGCTTGATCCTTTTTTAATATTTGGTATTGGATTTTTCCCTAAAATGGGAGTTGCTGGTGCAGCAATTGCGACCACATTTGGACAGTTTATCTCCATGTGTTTAGGATTAACACTGTTATTTGGCCGTAAACATCAGGTTACCGTTAAAATAAAAGGATTTAAGTTTAATGGGGAAATTATTAAAGATATATATAATGTAGGATTCCCGGCAATGCTTATGCAGTCGATTGGTTCTGTAATGCTTTTCTGCATAAATGGAATTCTGGCATTTTCAGAAACTGCTGTAGCAGTACTGGGAAGTTATTTCAGACTGCAGTCTTTTATATTTATGCCAGTGTTTGGATTAAACCAGGGGGCTATGCCAATCATGGGGTACAACTATGGTGCACGTAATAAAGAAAGATTAATGCAGGCGTATAAAGTGGGAATTATTATAGCGGCAATCATAATGACTATTGGGACTATCATATTCTTAACTTTCCCAGAGCAGCTTTTAAAGATGTTCAGTGCCTCTGATAATATGTTAAAAATAGGAGTTCCGGCACTTCGAACCATTTGCCTATGCTTTATTCCAGCAGCGTTTGGCATCTTAACATCTACTATATTCCAGGCAACTGGGCATGGAATGCTGAGTATGTGGCAGGCTCTGATCAGACAATTAATCGGAATTGTGCCTTTAGCATGGATATTACTTAAAATAGGTGGGCTTACAATGGTATGGTGGGCATGGCCGATGGCAGAGATATTGGGACTTGTGTATTCGTTAATATTTGTAAAAAAACTATATAAAAAGGAAATTGAACCTTTAGGACACGAAAATGAAAAGTATAATCAAGAAAAAAACTTATAA